One segment of Ricinus communis isolate WT05 ecotype wild-type chromosome 8, ASM1957865v1, whole genome shotgun sequence DNA contains the following:
- the LOC8263155 gene encoding uncharacterized protein LOC8263155, translating to MNSKASLFLFSALALLLASRAQERAPHGLAYENPVAFSPSAVEFFHPKTQDPNTKNPCAESSGCSPLPLAAQVEAAQARESLLPTSQKGGSGLGAGGIAGIVIGLAFAVLLAMGGFYIFVTRRANENRANSVQPDA from the coding sequence ATGAATTCCAAAGCTTCTTTATTTCTCTTCTCTGCTTTAGCACTTCTTTTGGCTTCAAGAGCCCAGGAAAGAGCTCCTCATGGCCTAGCTTATGAGAACCCAGTAGCATTTTCACCTTCAGCAGTTGAATTTTTTCATCCAAAAACACAAGACCCTAACACTAAGAACCCATGTGCTGAATCATCCGGCTGCTCCCCATTGCCTCtagcagctcaagtggaggCTGCTCAAGCCCGGGAAAGTCTTCTACCAACGTCCCAGAAAGGTGGAAGCGGTCTTGGAGCAGGTGGTATTGCCGGCATTGTGATTGGATTGGCATTTGCAGTGCTTCTTGCAATGGGAGGGTTCTATATATTTGTCACACGTCGAGCCAATGAGAATCGAGCTAACTCTGTTCAGCCTGATGCTTGA